ACCTAAAACTAAAATTTGCTTTCTTCCACCATGTATATATAGGAAGTTATCCACTTACCACTCATATCCCGCAGGTTGAATGAAACTGGGATTTTCCCAATGTTCCTCACCATGGTGATAGCAGCCCACACTTTCTGGTGATCTTCACGGGAAACTCGGATCACGCAAAGCTTCGTTATCGGATTTACATACTTCACTGCAGATGAACAGAGCTCATAAACACCTATAAATAACGACTCAAAATGCAAGCATTCATGACGCTGTCTGAAAACTGTAAGAGGGTTGTCGATGTACTCCTAACAAACACCAACCTTGCAACGACCCAAGACAAGCTGCTAGGCCACACTCCCCAAAGTTGAGCTGGATGCTGTCTTTGATAGCTTTGGTGATATTGATCTGCGTGAGAATGAGAGGGTCGGGCTGGCCCTTGACTGGTGTATCGATGAACACCTCCATCACCATGTACCTGTTCTTGAAATGAACCATATCGTCGACGAATGCTCACTGTACAGTAGAACTCCTTCAAGTAATTTTTTTGTTGATTGTGCCTGTCACAACCCACAAATCCAAATTTTTATCACACCATAAATCCAATATACACCTAcaaaatttgctaaaaaaaaaaagatatagatATAGCAATAGCATCTCGTATAAAAACAGGCTAAAATCAACAATTAAATTCGgaatttgggaaaaaaaaactgcaatcAATAGTGAAGCAACGGTTCCCTTCCTCTACACAACCTACGAATTTCTACACGCACAACATTGAAATACCAAAGTTATTCACAAGGAGGATCGATTCTACAAGCTACAATCTGCACCACTAAATGAAAACACCATACAATTCTCGCAGCGTAGTAGATTAACACACGCACAACGACAAACAGCTAACCCACTAGCTGCAGGCTTAAATGGGAGCGAGATGAGCAGTTCACTTAGAGGTGGCCCGTCGGCTGGGATTACAGCGGCAGGTTGGCGACGGGGGACGGAGGCGGGCGGCAGCGCGTGAGGCAACAGGTTGTCGAATTTGGGGGAACCGGCTCACCTCCAGCCATGGGGACAGGCGGGCCCAGGATTTTCAACTTGGGTATTCGAAATtagaagagataaaaaaaaaatttccaacCCACTAATAGTTGTATAATATATAACGGTATAAACATAATTTCAAACCTGCAAAACAACAATATACTATATTCATGTTTTTTCTCTTCACGTTTCAAACCTACAAAACAACAATATACTATATTCAACCATGAAACTACTTTTGAGGTGCTCAGATGAAAATTCAGACCAACGTTTTCTATCAACAAAGATAAGTACAGTTTTTAAGATACATTAACAACTGACAGGATCTTCTAATAAAAAACAACTCCTCCAAAACAACTCCTCCTCCCTGAAGTCTGAAAGGCCTAGTAACTCCCTGGTCTCCGAGCATGGAGTGCTTCCTAATTTCAATTAGTATCTGAAGTCCTGAACCCAAGCAAAAACTACAAAATGTTCAGTCTTGACCCTCTCCCTCAACTAGATTTCACACCAAAAGCAGCGGCTACAACCTATTTAAGTTCAGCACATACAGCTAAAGGTTTCTAGACTGCAAATTTGTCATTTATCTGCGTGATTCCAAGAATTAGGAGGCACCTAAGGAGCAGGAACTGCACAAGGGCATGGTAAAAATGAAGCAGAGCATGGCCTCATACCTAGCAGGAGCAACATCAGACATGACATCTACGGGCAGCAAGGGCGCAGGACAGGGGATGAAGGGAACTAGGGAAGAGTTACCTTCGAGACTCGGACGACCGGGCGGCGTCGCTGGCGTGTGGCCGGTGGACTGGAGCCCGGAAGCTTGCCTGCTACTGGAGGGATCGGGGCGCCGGGGCGCGCTGCCGCGCTGGTGCCGTGGCGTGGTCGGCTGGCCCTGGCCGCGCGGGGCGCGTGCCGCTGGCGGCTGCCGAGccgggcgggcggcgcgcgTGTAACTGCGTGGAGGGGCTGACCGGAGCGGcggggcgacggcgagacggccacggcgcgacggcgcgggggcgacgggcggccgggcgcgggcgggcggcgggcggcgggatcGGGAACGGGAGGTGAGGAGATAGGGTTTGATAGAGTTTgggccatttttttttttgctattgggccaatgggcctTAAAAAGTGGGGAGAGGAAGATGGTGGGAGGGATAGGTTTGGGCTTCTTTTGGAtgagtacaccgaaggtccctcatcttgtcaTTGAATTAAAAAATCGcccttgaaccacaaaaccCGACATGACACAtcctccaacttacaaaacaGTGCAAAGTGCAAACTAGATTCCTCGACGGTATTGTCTTCGGTTttagatgatgtggcatctgaGTTAGCGTGGTCCCCatgtgggcccacctgtcagtgactaTTTGCACTACTCTCTCTACCTCTCTTCCTCTGACCTGCAGTCCTCTTCTTGGTGATTGACAACAAGGgtgcggcgcgacggcgacgctcACTGGCAAAGACAAGTGGCGGccattggcggcggcgctcgctgGCAAAGAcgggtggtggccggcggcggcgatgtcaCCGACCACGACCTGGGCacttcctccttctcctcctcccctttctgTCCGTGCGCGAGACCTTCGAGGCGGGGGGTGCCCAGCGAAGGCAACAGTGACGGCGACACCTGACGCTCTTTCGTCGCCATCTCCACCACAGCCATCGACAACAGCCTCagctcctcttcctctttcccTTCTCTTCCCCCATCTCTTTCCAGTGCACGAGAGTgaccgacgggaggcggcggtgccggTGGTCGCCGCAGATAAAGCCCACGCTGCGGGAGAGGAAGGGGTTTGCGACAGCAGATGCACGCCGTCTTCACCACGGCGTGGGAACGGCACGCGGCGCATGGCGAGGCCGTGGCGGAGCTGACAAGAAAGGTTGAGGAACAGGAGCAGTGCGTGAAAGAGTTCGTGGAAGTTGCGGGTGGCTAAGGAGCAGCGGAGCGCGTCGGGAAGGAGTGCAGGAGCATGCGGCTGAGCGGCGGAAGCACAAGTCAACGCTCGGGGAGGACCTTGAGCACCGTGGTGACGGTGGCGGGTGGAGCTCTCCACGGAGAGGAGCTGGTTGGCGCAGAGCATGTAGGGAACAGCGACACCGACGAAGAGGAGCTGAGGCTGCTGCCGGCGGTtgtggtggcgatggtggcaaTGCTTGGGGCGAAGAGAAAGGAGGTGCTCACATACCTTGCGCTCGCGTCGTTAcggttgtcgtcgtcgccggcgaggtggggagAGGCGAAGGAGGGCGATGGCGGAAGTAAGGGGAATGGTGGAGGGAGTttgtcgttgtcgtcgccggtGAGGTTGGGGTGATGATGGTGCGTCTGGTGGAAAGAGGCTGCGGGTGTGACGTCGACCATCCCATAGTTTAGCTGCTCCCCGCCGTCGGGACTAAGGCTGATACAGACGCGGGATTGTTGCCACTGCTCTCTCTTTGCGCGCTGATGCTTGGCCGAGCtcggtgacgccgccgccgccgctcgcgcctgCCGGCCTTCGCCTGCACCCGCCGGCCTTCGCCCGCGCCCGCTCCCGCCGCATCGGCATGCCGCGCACAGCTCGTCTCCGTCAGCCGTCGGCCGTGGAGAgatgaggagagaggaagagaggtggagaggggaggggaagaagaggctgacgtgtaggacccacgtggggtcccatgctgactcagctgccacatTGATCAAAACCAGAGTCAAAACCGCCTAGGGACCTAAAGTAACCCGGTGTTGTAAGATTAGGGATGCGATATACCTGgtttgtggttggaggatgattttgtaacccGATGACAACATGATGGACCTTCGATGTACTTTTTCTCGAGAGAAATAAGTTCACATGTCATATACATATGGAATATATActtcatatatgtatttttttaaaaaaaatcttgggtTTTCATTTGAATACCCATGAATCATTGTGAGCCCGCCCGTCTGAGGAGTTTGGGGCTATTTGGGCCCGTCGTGCCCTCGTGGGCCGCTACTTCCCTTGTTGGGCTGTTTGGTCCCACGTAGGACGGAATCGCCTCTGAGAGAAATAAGTTTACATGTCATCCCTCGACTTTACGTCAAGTTTGTATAACATCCCTAATCCCCAATATCgaaaatcttcacccctaaatTATATAAAACCATGCAATTTTGGTCTCAtaactgtatatatatatggtctcgctaacgtggcatcctagtcagcaaaacaATAACAAAACGTATGTGTGGGCCCACATGACAGGTatcctcctctttcttctctttttgtCCCAACCCGACGCGGCTAGCTAAAGAGGGTGGCCAGTCGgcgggagatgggggaggggagaaggggctggtgtggcgatggcggcgggatGCCATACGGGTGGTTGCTGCTAGCGGTGTACTGGATCCGCGTGCTGCGCCGCTCGCCCCCTCAGCCGTCGCCGCTTCCGAGGGGCGGGAAGCCAGATCCTTCCGCCTCTGACGGCACACGCAGCACGCCCTCCCACCCCAGCCTGTGCTGTCCCCTGGCATCCGCTGTAGATCTACACCCGACGACCAATGCAAGAACATACGCATCCAAGATTGCAGAATGTCATAAACAGAGTCCGTTTTCTGCTCGaactcttttttcctttttctttggctgaaaTTGTTTCAATCACTGCTCAAGTTTGATTACGAACTGTCAGTGATGTGCTTACATATCGATCGTTGAAGCAGAAGATGGCCCTGGCAACGATGTTTTCCGTGCTTCTTTTCTGACCATGGAAGGGATGGCTACATGCACCTTCCAGTCActgtaaagttgagggacggcTGGTGAACTTATTCTTATCCGAAACCGTCCGGAAAGTCGATTTGCAATGGTTTTGAAAGTTAGCGGACGGGTTATACCCGGTTTAGGGGTTGTGGAATGCGATTCAACTAGAGCATGAGTTGacggaggcaaaatagacttattcctagcCTCGCCCCGGAGGAAGAACCACCTCCCACTAGAACGGGATCGCTTATCTGTGACGTGCTAAAAGCCTCATCACTATCGGGTAAGGCCCCCGTCACTGGACAAAGGTCACTGATGTGAGGAaaaatctcaatcgggcaaaagcccgtcacggatggaTGTTATCTCAATCAGGCCGAAAacaaagcccgtcacagatgagtatgaCCAGTCAAACCAGCATAGTTaggagcccgtcacggatgactaatctcaatcgggcacaccACTAAGCCCGTCACGGGTAActagtcatctcaatcgggcatttagaTAGAGCCCGACACCAATTGGTTTGACCTCACGTGTTAAGTCAAACGAGTCCCGGTTCAGATGACTTATCTCTATTGGGCTTACTCTAAAAGCCCATCACGGATGACTTAGCTCTATCGGGCTTATTctaaaagcccgtcacggatgacataTCTCTTTCGGGCATTATTAATATGCCCGTCAGGGatgagtttggaaaaaaaaaataaaattttataatttggCTAGCCTTAGgactttgctagccatgcccgctgcaaaaatTGATAGAAGCACATATATATAGTCCCATTCCCAGCAACCCCATTTCCAGCATCACAATATTCACAGCCAATTCACAACATTTATATTCCCAGCATCACAGCATTTACATTCCATCACAAAACATGCATTCACAGCCAATTCACAACTCATTCACATTTGTATTCCATCACAACACATGCATTCAcatcacatatactccctccgtttcacaatctaAGGCTTTTTAGCATTGGCCACATACATAAAGATGTTAATGAAGCtagacacatacatatgtctagattcattaacatctaaatgaatgtggtaatgctagaaagtcttacactGTGAAAAGGAGGAAGTATATGTCATTCACATCCATTTTTCTCTCCAAACCACCGACATGCATCAAAACCTGCAAAACTAAGTTATAAATTGGAACAATTTTATATGTAATTAGAAATGCAAGTATATAAAGAGACAAGTTACCTAGGACTTTACTCTAAAGAATTTAATTGTATTACAaagaatatttacaaaaatcaaatGTTTATCGCGTATGCATTGCAAATGTTCTGCCATTCTGAGATGAGCTACCTAGGACTTCACTCTAAACATCCCTTTTGGTGACAAGATATCATCTAGTATGAATTGTGCTATCTCCTCTCTAATGATTTCGAAGTTGATTTCCGGAATCCTTGAAATAAATTCATGCATGTTCAGCGCCAAGTTAGTCTACATACTTGTAAATTTGTCATCCTATGTGTGTATAAACAATTGAATTAGACACCTCAGGGTCGAGCAATGTCACCTTGTCTACGAAGCTCCTCATGTTATGGCAGACATGGTGTAACACCCCAGATAAccactgccgctgccgctgtcgacccggttgctgccgccgccacggccataGCCGGAGGCCACAGCCGTCGTCAGGCTCTGatccacttgtaggatcgaatcacaagaactaagccaaccagagggggggtgaatggttggtgtacccaaaaaccgaaaacttttagcggaaataaaagttaccctcgaatt
This window of the Oryza sativa Japonica Group chromosome 4, ASM3414082v1 genome carries:
- the LOC4335406 gene encoding probable ribonuclease P/MRP protein subunit POP5, with product MVHFKNRYMVMEVFIDTPVKGQPDPLILTQINITKAIKDSIQLNFGECGLAACLGSLQVKYVNPITKLCVIRVSREDHQKVWAAITMVRNIGKIPVSFNLRDMSGSIRACKKAALECEEAKFEYYKLAAGDRITPKFVETMESCFAKIKGLES